TCCTTATACTGTACCGTGTCGTGAATATCATATTTGTTCCGAATGATAGTGTCATCGCAGCATGGTAAAGGGCTATCGATAGATGCATGTTTCAAAGCAAAGATTTTTTTTACATCTCGATGGTTTCAATAGGAGCCTGAATaaatacatcattagagtgtcaaaataattcctTCGTAATACAAAATAAATACCaagtatatatattttttcacGATATTTCATATTCACTAATTATACATTTCACTAGCTTCAAAGCATAACAATAATGGCCACTCTTGGAAATACAGTGTCACTTGTAATTAATTGAAAATAAATATTAGCATAATGACATATACATACATGTCACTTGAAATTAATTGAAAAAAATTACTCTAGATTTTCCACATGCAAACTAACCACATTCAAATTCTAGTCATCGCTTTTAGCTATATATCTCAAATGAATGTGTAAATATAAAAAAAATCATACTCATAAAGACCATCAAAGAAGAGAGGATgaagttgctaaccttttgagcACTTAAATGTGTGAAATCTCCACCAATCTTGAGAAAAATAGGCAGCACCTCCTCTCTAAAACGccatgaggaagaagaagcccgAGCTTCAAATGAATGGCTCGGGCTCAGGATCGGGAtcaggaggaagaaaggtgcTGATATATAGATGAAGGCATGTTAGTACTGTCTCGTGGTTCAAGCCGGTACTAGATCTctccatttagtaccggcttAAGCGTCTAGCCGGTACTAAATATTCTCGGCGCCATTTAGTATCAGCTGGAGCCCCCAGCTGGTACTAAAGTGGCACTAGTCGTTACCTCCTGGTGTCGGTGGCGCACTTTAGTACTGGTCGGATGCTCCAACGAGTACTAAATAGCAACCTGAGGCACTGTTCTTTCAGCCTGGTACTAAAAAAATACAGGCGTTACGCCAGGGATGAACGCTCGCTACTCTGGTTGTGACGGCTGACACCACATTTCGACGGCGGTAGGCTGCGCCACGAGTCTTATGCGGTTAGTGCGGCAATGAGGTGGAGGATTGGGATGTTGACTCTACTTCTAGGCGGCACAGTTTGTCTAGAGCAGCAAAATTGTTGGCCTGCTTTGCTCAGAAGTCTTCCTGCAGGTGAAAAAATCAATAAATATGAGAGGGATTTGAAGGCTCAAATGCGACAAAATTATTCAAATTTTTTGGGGTGAACGAAATGGATAGGAACCTGTGCTTCCAGTGtggagtgcgagttttggaAGAGATGGTCATGGGCTTGCCGGATTTGTTCTTGCCGGGCCAATAACTCTTCTTGCTGTCGCTGCCCAACTGTGCAAGTTTCTGAATTGTTTCCCTGCAAATATTTACTTAAATAGCGTTCATTTTCACGGTAAATCAAGCATTGCTCCAAGAACAACAATACAAAACGAGCAGTGAACACAAATACACTACCTGCTTTCTTCAAGAGCTTGTGCTTGGAAGCTGTGGAGATTATTCAATCCTTCCGTAGCCCGGCTCTGACCATCAATTAGCTGCTTCTGATTCTCCAATGACCACACTCCCAATATCATCAGCCTTTGCTCTGCAAATCTTTCATCTTTGAAGACATTGAATCGCCAACACTTTTTATTTCCCTGTGAATGTATCCAGTTTCTTCTTTCAGTTTATCCATCCCATTGCCAAGGCTCTCATACGACTCTTCGACGCGTGCCATGCCAGCGTCGATCTTCTCCCTCATCTCCGTTTGTTTCCTTCAGGGCAACCTAAGACTAAGAGGCAGCGATCTCCTTGGACTGCTCAAAGACGGCCTTCGAGTTAGCCAGCGCGTCATTGATCTGCTCCCCGACGTTCTTCGACGTCTCTGCCAGATGAACAGTTTGTATCTCGATCGATGACAGCGTGTCCCGAACTTTGCTGGACTCCTTGATAATCTGGTCTGACCTCTCCTCGATCACCTCCAGGCTATCCTATCATCGTGAACCAAGAAGGTAATCACATACATGTATCTAATCTGTACACAAGTCGAATATGTAGTTATTATATTACATGCCAACCACAGTTAGCACGGACCCTGAAGAATCAGTAGCACGAGTAGCGAAGCTAGAGCAAATTGAAGGTGAGTGCACTAACCTTGTGGGTGTATGGAGTTAAGCTGTGGAGGTGCTTATATGATGAAAAATTGGATCTAATCACTTTTTCAAATTTTCGTGGGTGCATGGATACCCCTAATTACTACTTGCCTTCGCCCCTCTGGGGATGACCGTGATGCAGGCCTGAACAACGTTTGAACACGCGTCAGACTCCACCACTTGTACCACGCACTGGATTGAACTCCGTGCTCCTCGCTCACCAGCACGCGAGCGGGCTGAAGTCGCACGCTAGCTATGCCGCTCGACTGGCGCTCGCCTGAACGTCGAAACCCGCCCACAGCGGCGGCAGTTGCATGCCTGCGGCGTTATTAGCTCTGCTCGTCTGCACCGATGCGAGGCAGCACCATCCGGGGGCGCCTGCACCAGCAGCGGCGCACATGGAGGTTACCCGCCCCCGCATCGCCTGTAAGCGCCGCTTggccgcccgctcggccgcATCTCGCGTCCGCCCGCATTGCTGTCTGCGGCACACCCGCAGCGGCTA
The sequence above is drawn from the Panicum hallii strain FIL2 chromosome 7, PHallii_v3.1, whole genome shotgun sequence genome and encodes:
- the LOC112900589 gene encoding uncharacterized protein LOC112900589, with amino-acid sequence MREKIDAGMARVEESYESLEQRLMILGVWSLENQKQLIDGQSRATEGLNNLHSFQAQALEESRETIQKLAQLGSDSKKSYWPGKNKSGKPMTISSKTRTPHWKHRKTSEQSRPTILLL